CCATCCTCAATCTGCTCGGCGAACACTACGACGAGCGCGCCGAGGCCGACGCCGACGCCGACGTATACATCGACCTCGTCGACGAAATCGCCGCGGCGAATCTCGACGCCTGCATCTCGGTGAAACCGTCACAGGTAGGCCTCGACTTCGGCGCTGACGTGTTCGGGGAGAACGTCACGCGCATCGTCGACCACGCCGCAGACAAAGGGGTCTTCGTCTGGATCGACATGGAGGACCACACGACGACCGACGACACCCTCGACGTGTTCGAGGAACTCGCCCGCAAACACGAGGGCGGCGTAGGGCTCGCGATTCAAGCAAATCTGAAGCGCACCAAAGCAGACTTAGAACGACTCGTCGACGTGCCGGGCAAGATTCGACTCGTGAAAGGGGCGTACGACGAACCGAAAGCAATCGCCTTCAAGGATAAAGCGGACGTGAATCAGGCGTACAAGGACTACCTGAAGTTCATGTTCGAGGAGTTCGAGGGCGGCATCGCCGTCGGGAGCCACGACCCGGCGATGATTGCCTACGCGAAGGAACTCCACGAGGAGTACGGGACGGACTTCGAGATTCAGATGCTGATGGGCGTGCGGGAATCGGCGCAGTACGAACTCGCAGAAGAGTACGAGATGTGGCAGTACGTGCCCTACGGCGACCGCTGGGCGCAATACTTCTATCGCCGCGTCATGGAACGCAAAGAGAACGTCCTGTTCGCGCTTCGGGCCATCGTCGGGCGCTGAGCCGCGCTATCTGCCGAATCGTTCACGTTTGCTGAGTGACTGCTGTCCGATAGTGTAATCGACGCGAAGGAAAGGGCTGATAATCGTTGGGCGTGTTGGTACCGTCAAATGGCCTCCTGGAAACGTGATATGGCCAGCGGCCTGGTCGTCCTCATCCCTATCCTCGTCGTCGCGTACGTCGTCTTCCGACTGTACGTCCTGATCGCGTCGATTTCGGGGTTCGCCAACATCGAACCGATCTGGCTCGGCGTCATCCTGACGCTCATCGTCTTTTCGCTGTTCGTCCTGTCGGTTGGCTACCTGATGCGCACGGCATTCGGGAGTTTCGTCGAAGAGACAATCGACAGTGCAATGAACCGCCTGCCGGGCCTTCGCATCGTCTACAACGCCTCGAAGATGGCCATCGAGACGGCCCTCACCGGCACCGAGGACCTCCAGAAGCCCGTCAAGGTCGAGACGTGGGACGGCCTCCGCATGACCGCGTTCAAGACCGGAAAGATGGCTCCCGACGGCCGCGAAGTGCTCTTCTTACCGACCTCACCGAACATCACCACCGGATTCGTCATCGAAGCCGAATCGGACCGCTTCGAAGAAATCGACGAGAAGGTAGAGGACGCACTCATCCGCGTTCTGTCGGCCGGATTCGGGGAGAACCGCGATAAGGCAGGCGTGAAAATCGATGTCCACGAAGACGGCGAGACGCCTACGCCCGGCGACGACGACTGAACGCAGCGCCTTTACTTTCCTCCGCCCTACCTCTCGCCAGTGAAGCTGCACGTCCGCTACGAGGGCGACGACGACCCGAAGAAATGTACCGCCCGTAAACTCGCACGATTCGACCTCTGTGAGTTACACCGCTCTGCGCGGGCGACCCCCTACGGCGTGATTCTGAATCCGCACGCTGAGCAGGCGCTCTCGCCCGCCG
This sequence is a window from Haladaptatus sp. QDMS2. Protein-coding genes within it:
- a CDS encoding proline dehydrogenase family protein, with product MIPPIASKFVAGETEATVLDHTRKLNERGVKAILNLLGEHYDERAEADADADVYIDLVDEIAAANLDACISVKPSQVGLDFGADVFGENVTRIVDHAADKGVFVWIDMEDHTTTDDTLDVFEELARKHEGGVGLAIQANLKRTKADLERLVDVPGKIRLVKGAYDEPKAIAFKDKADVNQAYKDYLKFMFEEFEGGIAVGSHDPAMIAYAKELHEEYGTDFEIQMLMGVRESAQYELAEEYEMWQYVPYGDRWAQYFYRRVMERKENVLFALRAIVGR
- a CDS encoding DUF502 domain-containing protein, which gives rise to MASWKRDMASGLVVLIPILVVAYVVFRLYVLIASISGFANIEPIWLGVILTLIVFSLFVLSVGYLMRTAFGSFVEETIDSAMNRLPGLRIVYNASKMAIETALTGTEDLQKPVKVETWDGLRMTAFKTGKMAPDGREVLFLPTSPNITTGFVIEAESDRFEEIDEKVEDALIRVLSAGFGENRDKAGVKIDVHEDGETPTPGDDD